One window of the Pieris brassicae chromosome 2, ilPieBrab1.1, whole genome shotgun sequence genome contains the following:
- the LOC123720637 gene encoding TNF receptor-associated factor 4 isoform X4 — MCSIFDRTIYPDPESEKAIMGSVVYCIHHKEGCQWSDELRKLKAHLNTCKHDAVLCAAQCGAMIPRVLMQDHLRYTCPRRRTNCEHCAKEFSGSALEDHQGNCGHEPVYCENKCGAKVQRRHTQQHLQQHCSKRLVPCRHCGQRYTQDTVGAHGASCARAPVPCPQRCAAAPARDELDAHLRDHCAAASLPCAYRDAGCRFKGTRQALDRHVEESCQAHLALVCGVATRQARQLESLRSALARLALNQSGALVWRISDFAAKMAEAKCKEGVELVSPAFYTSQYGYKLQASLFLNGNGAGESTHMSVYIKILPGEYDALLRWPFAHTVSFTLFDQSSTPDRACNMVESFVPDPTWKNFQRPSKEPDALGFGFPRFVSHEMLKKRNFVKDDVLFLRVKVDPSKIVAV; from the exons ATGTGCTCCATATTCGATCGTACG ATTTATCCGGACCCGGAATCGGAGAAGGCTATAATGGGTTCAGTGGTGTATTGCATTCACCACAAAGAAGGATGTCAATGGTCTGACGAGCTTCGCAAGTTGAAG GCGCATTTAAACACTTGCAAGCACGATGCAGTGCTCTGCGCTGCGCAGTGCGGTGCGATGATCCCGCGCGTGTTAATGCAAGACCACCTGCGTTACACCTGCCCACGTCGCCGCACCAATTGTGAGCACTGTGCTAAGGAGTTCTCTGGCAGTGCGCTTGAG GACCACCAAGGAAACTGTGGTCACGAGCCAGTCTACTGCGAGAACAAATGCGGCGCTAAAGTGCAGCGCCGTCATACTCAGCAGCATTTGCAGCAACATTGCAGCAAGCGGCTTGTGCCCTGCCGACACTGCGGCCAGAGATACACACAG GACACAGTGGGCGCCCATGGAGCATCGTGTGCGCGTGCGCCGGTGCCATGTCCGCAGCGTTGCGCTGCAGCACCTGCCAGAGACGAGTTGGATGCTCATCTTCGAGATCACTGCGCTGCTGCCTCTCTGCCTTGTGCCTATAGAGACGCTGGTTGTCGCTtcaag GGCACTCGCCAAGCTCTTGACCGCCATGTTGAAGAAAGCTGCCAGGCGCATTTGGCCCTTGTATGTGGGGTAGCTACGAGACAGGCACGTCAATTGGAATCCCTAAGATCTGCTCTCGCAAGATTAGCCCTCAACCAGTCTGGGGCTCTCGTCTGGAGAATATCAGACTTCGCTGCGAAAATGGCCGAAGCTAAATGCAAAGAGGGCGTAGAACTTgtatctccagctttctacaCCAGTCAATATGGTTATAAATTGCAG GCGTCACTATTTTTAAACGGAAACGGCGCTGGCGAGTCTACCCACATGTCAGTTTATATCAAGATCTTGCCAGGTGAATACGATGCTTTGCTGCGCTGGCCGTTCGCCCATACCGTCTCTTTCACACTCTTCGATCAAAGCTCCACGCCAGACAGAGCCTGCAATATGGTCGAGAGCTTCGTCCCAGACCCGACCTGGAAGAACTTCCAGCGACCATCAAAGGAACCAGATGCACTAGGATTCGGTTTTCCACGATTCGTCTCGCACGAAATGCTCAAGAAGAGGAACTTTGTGAAAGATGATGTCCTATTTTTACGGGTCAAAGTTGATCCCAGCAAGATTGTCGCTGTATAA
- the LOC123720637 gene encoding TNF receptor-associated factor 4 isoform X3, which yields MLKYIVNKFKKIYPDPESEKAIMGSVVYCIHHKEGCQWSDELRKLKAHLNTCKHDAVLCAAQCGAMIPRVLMQDHLRYTCPRRRTNCEHCAKEFSGSALEDHQGNCGHEPVYCENKCGAKVQRRHTQQHLQQHCSKRLVPCRHCGQRYTQDTVGAHGASCARAPVPCPQRCAAAPARDELDAHLRDHCAAASLPCAYRDAGCRFKGTRQALDRHVEESCQAHLALVCGVATRQARQLESLRSALARLALNQSGALVWRISDFAAKMAEAKCKEGVELVSPAFYTSQYGYKLQASLFLNGNGAGESTHMSVYIKILPGEYDALLRWPFAHTVSFTLFDQSSTPDRACNMVESFVPDPTWKNFQRPSKEPDALGFGFPRFVSHEMLKKRNFVKDDVLFLRVKVDPSKIVAV from the exons atgcttaaatatatagttaataagtttaaaaag ATTTATCCGGACCCGGAATCGGAGAAGGCTATAATGGGTTCAGTGGTGTATTGCATTCACCACAAAGAAGGATGTCAATGGTCTGACGAGCTTCGCAAGTTGAAG GCGCATTTAAACACTTGCAAGCACGATGCAGTGCTCTGCGCTGCGCAGTGCGGTGCGATGATCCCGCGCGTGTTAATGCAAGACCACCTGCGTTACACCTGCCCACGTCGCCGCACCAATTGTGAGCACTGTGCTAAGGAGTTCTCTGGCAGTGCGCTTGAG GACCACCAAGGAAACTGTGGTCACGAGCCAGTCTACTGCGAGAACAAATGCGGCGCTAAAGTGCAGCGCCGTCATACTCAGCAGCATTTGCAGCAACATTGCAGCAAGCGGCTTGTGCCCTGCCGACACTGCGGCCAGAGATACACACAG GACACAGTGGGCGCCCATGGAGCATCGTGTGCGCGTGCGCCGGTGCCATGTCCGCAGCGTTGCGCTGCAGCACCTGCCAGAGACGAGTTGGATGCTCATCTTCGAGATCACTGCGCTGCTGCCTCTCTGCCTTGTGCCTATAGAGACGCTGGTTGTCGCTtcaag GGCACTCGCCAAGCTCTTGACCGCCATGTTGAAGAAAGCTGCCAGGCGCATTTGGCCCTTGTATGTGGGGTAGCTACGAGACAGGCACGTCAATTGGAATCCCTAAGATCTGCTCTCGCAAGATTAGCCCTCAACCAGTCTGGGGCTCTCGTCTGGAGAATATCAGACTTCGCTGCGAAAATGGCCGAAGCTAAATGCAAAGAGGGCGTAGAACTTgtatctccagctttctacaCCAGTCAATATGGTTATAAATTGCAG GCGTCACTATTTTTAAACGGAAACGGCGCTGGCGAGTCTACCCACATGTCAGTTTATATCAAGATCTTGCCAGGTGAATACGATGCTTTGCTGCGCTGGCCGTTCGCCCATACCGTCTCTTTCACACTCTTCGATCAAAGCTCCACGCCAGACAGAGCCTGCAATATGGTCGAGAGCTTCGTCCCAGACCCGACCTGGAAGAACTTCCAGCGACCATCAAAGGAACCAGATGCACTAGGATTCGGTTTTCCACGATTCGTCTCGCACGAAATGCTCAAGAAGAGGAACTTTGTGAAAGATGATGTCCTATTTTTACGGGTCAAAGTTGATCCCAGCAAGATTGTCGCTGTATAA
- the LOC123720637 gene encoding TNF receptor-associated factor 4 isoform X2, whose amino-acid sequence MTPVGLLFKVTSEGLFTSPVNASPVDYAKIYPDPESEKAIMGSVVYCIHHKEGCQWSDELRKLKAHLNTCKHDAVLCAAQCGAMIPRVLMQDHLRYTCPRRRTNCEHCAKEFSGSALEDHQGNCGHEPVYCENKCGAKVQRRHTQQHLQQHCSKRLVPCRHCGQRYTQDTVGAHGASCARAPVPCPQRCAAAPARDELDAHLRDHCAAASLPCAYRDAGCRFKGTRQALDRHVEESCQAHLALVCGVATRQARQLESLRSALARLALNQSGALVWRISDFAAKMAEAKCKEGVELVSPAFYTSQYGYKLQASLFLNGNGAGESTHMSVYIKILPGEYDALLRWPFAHTVSFTLFDQSSTPDRACNMVESFVPDPTWKNFQRPSKEPDALGFGFPRFVSHEMLKKRNFVKDDVLFLRVKVDPSKIVAV is encoded by the exons ATTTATCCGGACCCGGAATCGGAGAAGGCTATAATGGGTTCAGTGGTGTATTGCATTCACCACAAAGAAGGATGTCAATGGTCTGACGAGCTTCGCAAGTTGAAG GCGCATTTAAACACTTGCAAGCACGATGCAGTGCTCTGCGCTGCGCAGTGCGGTGCGATGATCCCGCGCGTGTTAATGCAAGACCACCTGCGTTACACCTGCCCACGTCGCCGCACCAATTGTGAGCACTGTGCTAAGGAGTTCTCTGGCAGTGCGCTTGAG GACCACCAAGGAAACTGTGGTCACGAGCCAGTCTACTGCGAGAACAAATGCGGCGCTAAAGTGCAGCGCCGTCATACTCAGCAGCATTTGCAGCAACATTGCAGCAAGCGGCTTGTGCCCTGCCGACACTGCGGCCAGAGATACACACAG GACACAGTGGGCGCCCATGGAGCATCGTGTGCGCGTGCGCCGGTGCCATGTCCGCAGCGTTGCGCTGCAGCACCTGCCAGAGACGAGTTGGATGCTCATCTTCGAGATCACTGCGCTGCTGCCTCTCTGCCTTGTGCCTATAGAGACGCTGGTTGTCGCTtcaag GGCACTCGCCAAGCTCTTGACCGCCATGTTGAAGAAAGCTGCCAGGCGCATTTGGCCCTTGTATGTGGGGTAGCTACGAGACAGGCACGTCAATTGGAATCCCTAAGATCTGCTCTCGCAAGATTAGCCCTCAACCAGTCTGGGGCTCTCGTCTGGAGAATATCAGACTTCGCTGCGAAAATGGCCGAAGCTAAATGCAAAGAGGGCGTAGAACTTgtatctccagctttctacaCCAGTCAATATGGTTATAAATTGCAG GCGTCACTATTTTTAAACGGAAACGGCGCTGGCGAGTCTACCCACATGTCAGTTTATATCAAGATCTTGCCAGGTGAATACGATGCTTTGCTGCGCTGGCCGTTCGCCCATACCGTCTCTTTCACACTCTTCGATCAAAGCTCCACGCCAGACAGAGCCTGCAATATGGTCGAGAGCTTCGTCCCAGACCCGACCTGGAAGAACTTCCAGCGACCATCAAAGGAACCAGATGCACTAGGATTCGGTTTTCCACGATTCGTCTCGCACGAAATGCTCAAGAAGAGGAACTTTGTGAAAGATGATGTCCTATTTTTACGGGTCAAAGTTGATCCCAGCAAGATTGTCGCTGTATAA
- the LOC123720154 gene encoding probable DNA replication complex GINS protein PSF2, with the protein MDPYEIEFIGENRIASIIPNFSYDKIYLICGEFGPFRAGLPMNVPLWLAVMLKQKQKCRIVPPDWMEIDNLENIKEEEKRSRFFTKMPHEHYMVEAKLILGAASEDIPNASEIKTIIKDIWDIRMSKLRTSMDALMKSGGSYGRLDHLTMMEINSVKPLLPSAMNELLKIQMTSKKSSSATLNSSTFSQSGTSQNL; encoded by the exons ATGGATCCGTATGAAATAGAGTTTATAGGTGAAAACAGAATAGCTAGTATAATACCAAATTTTTCGTACGACAAAATCTACTTAATTTGTGGTGAATTTGGACCTTTTCGTGCTGGATTACCTATGAACGTTCCGCTATGGTTAGCGGTTATGTTAAAGCAAAAACAAAAGTGTCGAATTGTGCCCCCAGATTGGATGGAAATTGATAATttggaaaatatcaaagaagaagaaaaaagatCCAG attttttacaaaaatgccCCATGAACATTATATGGTAGAAGCAAAACTGATATTAGGAGCTGCATCGGAAGATATACCAAATGCATctgaaattaaaactattatcaaAGACATATGGGATATAAGGATGTCCAAACTACGGACTTCTATGGATGCTTTAATGAAGTCTGGTGGTTCTTATGGTAGACTGGATCATTTAACAATGATGGAAATCAATTCTGTAAAACCACTGCTGCCTTCGGCTATGAATGAATTACTGAAGATTCAAatg acATCGAAGAAGTCATCATCAGCAACACTGAATAGTTCTACATTCAGCCAGTCCGGAACTTCACAAAatttgtga